TCGTGAGGCGAGAGGAAATTCCGCTCATCAACAGGACACTCACAGAAAACGGAATTGACGTCTTCGCCATCCATCCAAAACGCAAAAACTTAGAGGAATCATTCCTCGAGCTTATAGAGGAGGCAACGGAATGATCCGGCTGTTAAAAAACGAACATATGAAAATCTTTTTGAAAAAAGGAAGCTGGGCACTGGCGATCGGACTCGCTGTGATCTGCTTCGTCATGGCTCTATTTATGAAGAAAATGCTGGCTGGTGCGGGAGTAGAGGAGAATTATCTCGGATTCCTATCGTTCAGCACCGGTTTTTTAGGTATGCTCCCTTTTTTCACCGTCGCAATTGCCGGCGCCATCGTAGCGAGCGAATTTGAACGGGGAACGATTAAATTTTTATTGATTAGAAAAGCGACCCGTTCAAAGGTTCTTCTTTCTAAGTACATAACAACGGTTCTTTTCAGTGTTTATATCGTTCTATTGTATTTTTTTCTATCTGTCTTTCTCGGAATGCTCTTATTCGGGTTTCAAAACGCCGCAGAAAGCGGTCCGCTCTTAACAACTGCTTTAATCGATTACGGTGACTGTCTGATTGAAACGATCATTACGGCGACTTTTGCCTTTATGCTCTCAGCCGTTTTCAGAA
The Metabacillus sp. FJAT-52054 genome window above contains:
- a CDS encoding ABC transporter permease, whose amino-acid sequence is MIRLLKNEHMKIFLKKGSWALAIGLAVICFVMALFMKKMLAGAGVEENYLGFLSFSTGFLGMLPFFTVAIAGAIVASEFERGTIKFLLIRKATRSKVLLSKYITTVLFSVYIVLLYFFLSVFLGMLLFGFQNAAESGPLLTTALIDYGDCLIETIITATFAFMLSAVFRSTVLSVGLTFIILLAAKSAVQLLAHYDVAWGRFLLFSNTGFGQYARGNVPLFEGMSPLFTLLVLLFHFISFLGLAWAAFVKRDVAN